The proteins below are encoded in one region of Pseudoduganella armeniaca:
- a CDS encoding DUF5625 family protein — MTLSTCLRRRWAAVLLCLAAASCAIPAAALTATPPLAIPFAVRTGGETAHTDLRIAQQGIYRFGLTFQAVNVRDSSEVYALLDLMGDAENPYPSSASPPPNYGVPLSLSLRIERLEPGPVAVVFDRTTDQVQRYAGFGGRFLKKIGDVTLDRGVYRVTVKNLRPAAQLSNLSVHIHINKAYLGK; from the coding sequence ATGACGTTGTCGACCTGCCTGCGCCGCCGCTGGGCGGCCGTGCTGCTGTGCCTTGCGGCTGCGTCCTGCGCCATTCCGGCAGCGGCGTTGACCGCCACGCCACCGCTAGCCATTCCATTCGCCGTGAGAACCGGCGGAGAAACCGCACACACGGATCTGCGCATCGCCCAGCAAGGCATTTATCGCTTCGGCTTGACGTTCCAAGCCGTCAATGTGCGCGACAGTTCTGAAGTCTATGCGCTGCTCGACTTGATGGGGGACGCCGAAAATCCCTATCCCAGCAGTGCCAGTCCGCCGCCCAACTACGGGGTGCCGCTCAGCTTGTCGCTGCGTATTGAACGGCTGGAACCGGGTCCAGTGGCGGTCGTGTTCGACCGCACCACGGACCAGGTCCAGCGCTATGCCGGATTCGGCGGTCGATTCCTGAAAAAGATCGGTGACGTGACGCTCGACCGCGGCGTCTATCGCGTCACCGTCAAAAACCTGCGGCCAGCCGCGCAACTGAGCAATCTGTCAGTACACATCCATATAAACAAAGCCTATCTGGGGAAATGA
- the rpoC gene encoding DNA-directed RNA polymerase subunit beta': protein MKALLDLFKQVQTNETFDAIKIGLASPEKIRSWSYGEVKKPETINYRTFKPERDGLFCAKIFGPIKDYECLCGKYKRLKHRGVICEKCGVEVTLAKVRRERMGHIELASPTAHIWFLKSLPSRLGMVLDMTLRDIERVLYFEAYVVTDPGMTPLKKCQIMSEDDYAAKYEEYGDDFTAYMGAEGIRELLRSIDIHRDAETLRVELKESKSEAKIKKYAKRLKVLEAFQRSGIKPEWMIMEVLPVLPPELRPLVPLDGGRFATSDLNDLYRRVINRNNRLKRLMELRAPEIITRNEKRMLQEAVDSLLDNGRRGKAMTGANKRPLKSLAEMIKGKGGRFRQNLLGKRVDYSGRSVIVVGPQLKLHQCGLPKLMALELFKPFIFNKLELMGLATTIKAAKKLVEIQEPVVWDILEDVIREHPIMLNRAPTLHRLGIQAFEPVLIEGKAIQLHPLVCAAFNADFDGDQMAVHVPLSIEAQMEARTLMLASNNILFPSNGEPSIVPSQDIVLGLYYATREAINAKGEGMLFPDVSEVIRAYDNKEVELATRITVRIVEHPRDPATGEFVRTVTRYETTVGRAILSEILPKGLPFSVLNRSLKKKEISKLINTSFRKCGLRATVVFADQLMQSGFRLATRAGISICVDDMLVPDVKKSLIATAESEVKQIEQQYASGLVTAGERYNKVVDIWGKTSDEVGKAMMDQLKVEDVVKRDGTQTTQESFNAIYMMADSGARGSAAQIRQLAGMRGLMAKPDGSIIETPITANFREGLNVLQYFISTHGARKGLADTALKTANSGYLTRRLVDVTQDLVVTEDDCGTSNGTLMKAMVEGGEVIEALRDRILGRVAGTDIVNPETQETAYEAGTLLDEDMVEDIERMGIDEVKVRTPLTCDTRYGLCAKCYGRDLGRGMLVNSGEAVGVVAAQSIGEPGTQLTMRTFHIGGAASRAAVASSVEAKSNGTVRFTATMRYVTNGKGAQIVISRSGEVLITDDHGRERERHKVPYGATLIVKDGMAIKAGTPLATWDPLTRPIITEYAGTVRFENVEEGVTVARQVDEVTGLATLVVIDAKRRGSLTKTMRPQVKLLNDDGHEVKIAGTEHAVAIGFQVGALIMVKDGQQVSVGEVLARIPTESQKTRDITGGLPRVAELFEARSPKDAGMLAEVTGTVAFGKETKGKQRLEITDMDGNKHEFLITKDKQVLVHDGQVVNKGEMIVDGPADPQDILRLLGIEALARYIVDEVQDVYRLQGVKINDKHIEVIVRQMLRRVQITNAGDTDYIVGEQVERSELLEENDKVIAAGKLPATYENVLLGITKASLSTDSFISAASFQETTRVLTEAAIMGKRDGLRGLKENVIVGRLIPGGTGLAFHRARREKEVWEAEERNALLQAERAAMSGADVEAIETSTMTQDEGGEA, encoded by the coding sequence ATGAAAGCCCTGCTCGATCTATTCAAGCAAGTACAGACGAACGAGACCTTTGACGCGATCAAGATCGGTCTCGCCTCGCCTGAAAAAATCCGTTCGTGGTCCTACGGCGAAGTCAAGAAGCCGGAAACCATCAACTACCGTACCTTCAAGCCGGAACGCGACGGCCTGTTCTGCGCAAAAATCTTTGGCCCGATCAAGGACTACGAGTGCCTGTGCGGCAAGTACAAGCGCCTGAAGCACCGCGGCGTCATCTGCGAGAAGTGCGGCGTCGAAGTCACGCTGGCCAAGGTGCGCCGTGAGCGCATGGGCCACATCGAGCTGGCTTCGCCAACCGCCCACATCTGGTTCCTGAAGTCGCTGCCGTCGCGCCTGGGCATGGTCCTGGACATGACGCTGCGCGATATCGAGCGCGTGCTGTACTTCGAAGCATACGTCGTGACCGATCCAGGCATGACCCCGCTGAAGAAGTGCCAGATCATGTCGGAAGACGATTACGCCGCCAAGTACGAAGAGTACGGCGACGACTTCACCGCGTACATGGGCGCCGAGGGCATCCGTGAACTGCTGCGTTCGATCGACATCCACCGCGATGCCGAGACGCTGCGCGTCGAGCTGAAGGAATCGAAGTCCGAAGCGAAGATCAAGAAATACGCCAAGCGCCTGAAAGTGCTGGAAGCGTTCCAGCGCTCGGGCATCAAGCCCGAGTGGATGATCATGGAAGTGCTGCCGGTGCTGCCGCCGGAACTGCGTCCGCTGGTCCCGCTGGATGGCGGCCGTTTCGCCACGTCCGACCTGAACGACCTATACCGCCGCGTCATCAACCGTAATAATCGACTCAAGCGATTGATGGAGCTGCGTGCTCCAGAGATCATCACGCGCAACGAAAAGCGCATGCTGCAGGAAGCGGTCGACTCGCTGCTGGACAACGGCCGTCGCGGCAAGGCGATGACCGGCGCCAACAAGCGTCCGCTGAAGTCGCTGGCCGAGATGATCAAGGGCAAGGGTGGTCGTTTCCGTCAGAACTTGCTGGGTAAGCGCGTCGACTACTCGGGCCGTTCGGTCATCGTGGTGGGTCCGCAGCTGAAACTGCACCAGTGCGGCCTGCCGAAGCTGATGGCCCTGGAACTGTTCAAGCCGTTCATCTTCAACAAGCTGGAACTGATGGGCCTGGCGACGACGATCAAGGCCGCCAAGAAGCTGGTCGAGATCCAGGAACCGGTCGTCTGGGACATCCTGGAAGACGTGATCCGCGAACACCCGATCATGCTGAACCGTGCGCCGACGCTGCACCGCCTGGGTATCCAGGCGTTCGAGCCGGTGCTGATCGAAGGCAAGGCCATCCAGCTGCACCCGCTGGTCTGCGCGGCGTTCAACGCCGACTTCGACGGTGACCAGATGGCAGTTCACGTGCCGCTGTCGATCGAGGCACAGATGGAAGCGCGTACGCTGATGCTGGCGTCGAACAACATCCTGTTCCCGTCGAACGGCGAACCGTCGATCGTGCCGTCCCAGGATATCGTGCTGGGTCTGTACTATGCGACCCGCGAAGCGATCAACGCCAAGGGCGAGGGCATGCTGTTCCCGGACGTGTCGGAAGTGATCCGCGCGTACGACAACAAGGAAGTCGAACTGGCCACGCGCATCACCGTGCGTATCGTCGAGCATCCACGTGATCCGGCGACGGGCGAGTTCGTCCGTACGGTCACCCGTTACGAGACGACCGTCGGCCGTGCGATCCTGTCCGAGATCCTGCCGAAGGGCCTGCCGTTCAGCGTGCTGAACCGCTCCCTGAAGAAGAAGGAAATCTCGAAGCTGATCAACACGTCGTTCCGCAAGTGCGGCCTGCGTGCCACCGTCGTGTTCGCCGACCAGCTGATGCAGTCGGGCTTCCGCCTGGCAACCCGCGCCGGTATTTCCATCTGCGTGGACGACATGCTGGTGCCGGACGTGAAGAAATCGCTGATCGCGACCGCCGAATCGGAAGTGAAGCAGATCGAGCAGCAGTACGCTTCGGGTCTGGTCACCGCCGGCGAGCGTTACAACAAGGTCGTCGACATCTGGGGCAAAACCTCGGACGAAGTCGGCAAGGCCATGATGGACCAGCTGAAAGTGGAAGACGTCGTCAAGCGCGACGGCACCCAGACGACCCAGGAATCGTTCAACGCGATTTACATGATGGCCGACTCGGGCGCCCGTGGTTCGGCAGCGCAGATCCGCCAGCTGGCCGGTATGCGTGGTCTGATGGCGAAACCGGACGGCTCGATTATCGAGACGCCGATTACGGCAAACTTCCGCGAAGGCCTGAACGTTCTGCAGTACTTCATCTCGACCCACGGCGCTCGTAAAGGTCTGGCCGACACGGCACTGAAGACGGCAAACTCGGGTTACCTGACCCGTCGTCTGGTCGACGTGACGCAAGATCTGGTCGTGACCGAAGACGATTGCGGCACCTCCAACGGCACGCTGATGAAGGCGATGGTCGAGGGCGGTGAAGTCATCGAGGCACTGCGCGACCGTATCCTGGGCCGCGTGGCGGGCACGGACATCGTCAATCCTGAAACCCAGGAAACGGCGTACGAAGCCGGCACGCTGCTGGACGAAGACATGGTCGAGGACATCGAACGCATGGGCATCGACGAAGTCAAGGTCCGCACGCCGCTGACCTGCGACACGCGTTACGGCCTGTGCGCCAAGTGCTACGGCCGCGACCTGGGCCGCGGCATGCTGGTCAACTCCGGCGAAGCTGTCGGTGTTGTCGCGGCACAGTCGATCGGTGAACCTGGTACCCAGCTGACGATGCGTACGTTCCACATCGGTGGTGCGGCATCGCGCGCTGCGGTGGCCTCGTCCGTCGAAGCCAAGTCGAACGGTACCGTGCGCTTCACGGCCACGATGCGTTACGTCACGAACGGCAAGGGCGCGCAGATCGTCATTTCCCGTTCCGGCGAAGTGCTGATCACCGACGACCACGGCCGCGAGCGCGAGCGTCACAAGGTGCCGTACGGCGCCACGCTGATCGTCAAGGATGGCATGGCGATCAAGGCCGGCACGCCGCTGGCGACGTGGGACCCGCTGACCCGTCCGATCATTACCGAGTACGCCGGTACGGTGCGCTTCGAGAATGTGGAAGAAGGCGTCACGGTGGCCCGTCAGGTCGACGAAGTCACCGGCCTGGCAACCCTGGTCGTGATCGATGCGAAGCGTCGCGGTTCGCTGACCAAGACGATGCGTCCGCAGGTGAAACTGCTGAACGACGACGGCCACGAAGTGAAGATCGCCGGCACGGAACACGCCGTGGCAATCGGCTTCCAGGTCGGCGCGCTGATCATGGTGAAAGACGGCCAGCAAGTATCGGTCGGTGAAGTCCTGGCGCGTATCCCGACGGAATCGCAGAAGACCCGAGACATTACCGGTGGTCTGCCGCGTGTTGCCGAGCTGTTCGAAGCACGTTCGCCGAAAGACGCGGGCATGCTGGCCGAAGTCACCGGTACGGTGGCCTTCGGTAAGGAAACGAAGGGCAAGCAGCGTCTGGAAATCACGGACATGGACGGCAACAAGCACGAGTTCCTGATCACCAAGGACAAGCAGGTCCTGGTCCACGACGGTCAAGTCGTGAACAAGGGCGAGATGATCGTGGACGGCCCGGCCGACCCGCAAGACATCCTGCGCCTCCTGGGTATCGAAGCGCTGGCTCGTTACATCGTCGACGAAGTGCAGGACGTCTACCGTCTGCAGGGCGTGAAGATCAACGACAAGCACATCGAAGTGATCGTGCGCCAGATGCTGCGCCGCGTGCAGATCACCAACGCCGGCGACACCGACTACATCGTCGGCGAGCAGGTGGAACGTTCGGAGCTGCTGGAAGAAAACGACAAGGTCATCGCCGCCGGCAAGCTGCCAGCGACGTACGAGAACGTGCTGCTGGGTATTACCAAGGCATCGCTGTCGACCGACTCGTTCATCTCGGCTGCATCGTTCCAGGAAACGACGCGCGTGCTGACCGAAGCCGCCATCATGGGCAAGCGCGACGGTCTGCGCGGCCTGAAGGAAAACGTCATCGTCGGCCGCCTGATCCCAGGCGGCACGGGCCTGGCCTTCCACCGCGCCCGTCGCGAGAAGGAAGTCTGGGAAGCCGAAGAACGCAACGCCCTGCTGCAAGCCGAGCGCGCAGCGATGAGCGGTGCGGACGTCGAGGCGATCGAGACGTCGACCATGACGCAGGACGAGGGTGGCGAGGCGTAA